The Brevundimonas vesicularis genome includes the window GTCAAGATCATCGCCCGGTCGATGGTCGCCGAAGTCTGCTCTATCTATCTGCGCCGCGCGTCGGGCGAGCTCGAACTGTTCGCCACCGAGGGTCTGAACCCCGACGCCGTGCACAACACCCGGCTGCGGCCCGGCGAGGGCCTGGTCGGCGAAGTGGCGCGGATGGCCCAGCCCATCAGCCTGTCGGACGCCCCGTCACACCCGTCCTTCTCCTATCGTCCCGAGACGGGCGAAGACCCCTATCACGCCTTCCTGGGCGCCCCGCTGCTGCGCGGCGGCCGGGCCATCGGCGTCCTGGTCGTCCAGAACCGCACCGAGCGGCGCTATGACGAGGAAGAGGTCGAGGACATCCAGACCATCGCCATGGTCCTGTCCGAAACCGTGTCGTCCGGCGAACTACTGGCGCTGGACGAGCTGCGCGACGTGGAGCTGGCGCCGCACCGGCCCGAGCGGCTGAAGGGCCAGAAGTTCGCCGACGGCCTGGCTTTCGGCCATGTGGTTCTGCACGAGGCGCCGCTGGCGCCCGAGAAGTTGCTTTCGGACGACCCGGCGATGGAGGAGGCGCGGCTGAAGCTGGCGCTGGCCACGCTGAAGAGCGGCCTGGACGTCATGCTGGACAAGGGCCAGGGCCTGGCCGGTCCGTCGTTCGAGGTGCTGGAAACCTATCGGATGTTCGCCGACGACCGGGGCTGGAACCGGTCGCTGGAGGAGGCGGTGAGGAACGGTCTGACGGCCGAGGCGGCGGTGGACCGGGTCAGGAACGAACACCGCGCCCGCTTCGCCCAGGCGCGCGACCCCTATATCCGCGAGCGGCTGCACGACTTCGAGGATCTGGCCAACCGCCTGTTGCGGGTGCTGGCGGGCGACAAGCCGGGCGAGCGCGAACTGCCCGACGACGCCATACTGGTGGCGCGGAACCTGGGCCCGGCCGACCTGCTGGAATATCCGCGCGACAAGCTGAAGGGGCTGTTGCTGGAAGAGGGCTCTGCCGCCAGCCACGCCGCCATCGTCGCGCGCGCGCTGCAGATTCCGTGCGTCGGCCGTCTGATGGGCCTGCGCGACCGGCTGTCGGAAGGCGATATGGTCATCGCCGACGGCGAGACCGGCGAGACCTATTTGCGCCCCCGCCCCGATATGCTGGAGGCGGTGCAGTCGCGCATGGCCGTGCGCGAACAGCGCCAGGCCGAGTTCGCCCAGCTGCGCGACGTGCCGGCCGTGACCCTGGACGGTCAGCGGATCACGGTCCTGACCAATGCCGGCCTAGCGGTCGATCTGGAAAACATGATCGAGACGGGCGCCGAGGGCATCGGCCTGTTCCGCACCGAGTTCCAGTTCATGGTCTCGGACGAACTGCCCCGGCTGGACGCCCAGACGGCGCTCTACAAGCTGGTGCTGGACGCAGCGGGCGACAAACCCGTCACCTTCCGCACCCTGGATATCGGCGGCGACAAGGTCCTGCCCTATCTGGAGGCCGAGCGCGAAGAGAACCCCGCGCTGGGCCGCCGCGCCATCCGTTTGGGCCTGGATCGGCCGTCGCTGCTGCGAATGCAGCTTCGGGCGTTGCTGGCGGCGGGGGCCGGGCGCGAGCTGCGCGTCATGTTCCCGATGATCGCCACGGTGGACGAGTTCCGGGCCGCGCGCGAGCTGGTGGATATCGAATGCGCCTGGGCGCGGCGTCGCGGGCGCGCCTTGCCCGCCCTGCTGCGCGTCGGGGCGATGGTCGAATGCCCGTCCCTGTTGTGGCATCTGGACGCCCTGTTGCCGCTGACGGATTTCGTCTCCATCGGCACCAACGACCTGTTCCAATACATGTACGCGGCCGACCGGACCAATCCGCTGGTGTCGGATCGCTACGACCCGCTTTCGCCGCCGACCCTGCGGGCGCTCCAGACCATCCAGAAGGCCTGCGCCGACACCGGCACGCCGGTCTCGATCTGCGGCGAACTGGCGGGACGGCCGCTGGAGGCCTTCGCCCTGATCGTGCTGGGCTTCACCCGACTGTCGGCGCCGGCGGGCGGTGTCGGGCCGGTCAAGCGGATGATCCTGTCGGCGGACCTGAATGCGGCCCGGCGCGGCATGGCCAATCTGCTGAACCTGTCCACCGGCTCGGTTCGTAACGAGATCGAATCCCTGGCGCGCAAGCTGAACGTCGCGGTCTGATCGAAGCCGTCTGGACGCACGGGCGGCGTTGCTGGTCGGCGCGCAATCGTCTATCTCGGGCCCTGTGAACGGCGCGTCTGCGCTGTGTTTCCCGGACATGGGGTCAGGCGTCATGACGCTGAATGCGGGGGTCGCCCCCGAGGCGATCGAAAGCATTGCGGACCGGCCGGATCCGACGGCCGCCTTCGTCGACGCCGCGACCCTGGGCGACGGCTTTCGGGCCGCCCGAGAGCGGTCGGGCAAGTCGCCGGCCGAGCTGGCCGCCGAAACCAAGGTGCATCGCCGGTTCCTGACCGCCCTGGAGCAGAACGACTGGTCGTCCCTGCCCTCGCGCGTCTTCGCCCTGGGTTATGTGCGGGCCTACGCCTCGGCCCTGGCGCTGGACGAACAGACGGCCGTCGAGCGATTCAAGCGCGAGAGCCCCGACACCTCCGTGCCGCTGAAGGCGCCCATCGGCATCGCCTTCGAGGACGTGAAACGCCATTCGCCGCGCATCGTCGCCGGCATCGCCGCCGTGGTGGTCGCCGTCATCGGCTGGAACGTGTTCCAGCGCGCCAGCCTGCATCAGACCGCCCATCCGTCCGATATCGCCGCCGTGCCAAAGACCTGGACCGGGGCCGCCGATCCCGATCCGCAGGTCGCGCTCAGCGCGCCCATGTCCGCCCCGCCCGACCAGACGACGCCGGCCCTCTACATCACCCCGGGATTGGAAGCCGAACTCACCGGGGTCGATCCGACCGATCCGGCCGTGATCGCCGCCGCCGCCAATCCGGAGCCGGTGCAGAAGGCGTTCAACCCGCGCGGGGCCGTCTATGGTGCCTCGGCCAACGCCTCGATGGTGGTGATCCAAGCCAAGACGGCCGGCGCCCTGGTCGTTCGGCTGGGCGACGGTCAGGCCCTGTTCGCGCGTCAGATGGCGCCGGGCGAGGCATGGCGCGCGCCCATCGGCGTGGCGGCGACGGTGGATGTGTCCGACCCGGCCGCCTTCGACGTCTTCCTGAACGGCGAATACGGCGGACCCCTGGCCGGCGTGCTGACGCCGCTGGCCCAGCTGAACAGCCGCGCCGACCAGGCGGCCAAGGCGCTGGCCGCCAGCCAGGCGCGCGCTCAGGCTCAGGCTCAGGCCGCCCAGGCCCGGACACAGGCGGCCTCGACGCCAGGGGCGACGCCTTCCCCCGCGCCGGCGCCCTCTTCACCCGCCCCTGCGCCGAACTGACACGTCGGCCGTGGTCCCGCCGTCATCATCGGCCTATATGATGCTCCCATGAGCGACCACACCCACGTCCGACCCTGGCGCCACATCGAGCGTCGCAAGAGCCGCCAGATCCGCGTCGGCTCCGTCCTGGTGGGCGGCGACGCCCCGATCAGCGTACAGTCGATGACCAATACGCCGACGACGGACGCGGCGGCGACCATCGACCAGATCCGTCAGTTGGAAGAGGCCGGCGCCGACATCGTGCGCGTCTCCTGCCCCGACGTGGAATCGACCGCCGCCTTCAGGACCATCGTGCGCGAGGCCAAGGTTCCCTTGGTCGCCGACATCCACTTCCACTACAAGCGCGGCATCGAGGCCGCCGAGGCGGGCGCCGCCTGCCTGCGCATCAACCCGGGCAACATCGGTTCGGCCGACCGCGTCCGCGACGTGATCCAAGCGGCCAAGGACAATGGCTGTTCAATGCGGATCGGCGTCAACGCCGGTTCGCTGGAAAAGGAACTGCTGGAAAAATACGGCGAGCCCTGCCCCGACGCCATGGTCGAGAGCGCGCTGAACCACGCCCGCATCCTGCAGGACCACGACTTCCACGAGTTCAAGATCTCGGTGAAGGCGTCCGACCCCTTCCTGACCGTCGCCGCCTATCAACAGTTGGCCGAGGCGATCGACTGCCCCCTGCACCTGGGCGTGACGGAGGCCGGGCCGTTGCGCACCGGCACCATCAAGTCCGCCATCGGCCTGGGGTCGATGCTGTGGGCCGGGATCGGCGACACCATCCGCGTCTCGTTGGCCGCCGATCCGGTCGAGGAGATCAAGGTCGGCTTCGACATCCTGAAGTCGCTGGGCCTGCGCCACCGTGGCGTCAACATCATCGCCTGCCCGTCCTGCGCGCGTCAGGGCTTCAACGTCATCGAGACGGTGGCGGTGCTGGAAGAGAAGCTGGCCCATATCTCGACGCCGATGAGCCTGTCGGTGATCGGCTGCGTCGTGAACGGACCGGGCGAGGCTCTCTATACCGACATCGGCTTTACCGGCGGCGGCAAGGGCGCAGGCATGATCTATCTGAACGGCAAGATCGCCCATAAACAGGCCAACGACGGCATGATCGACCACATCGTCGACCTGGTTGAACAGAAGGCCGCCGAACTGGACGCCGCACGCGCGGCGGAGCTTCAGGCGGCGGAGTAGGCTGCGGAAGCCGCTTATGCAGGGTGGCGATGCCGGCGGTATTCGGAAATCAAAGTCGAAGTTGGATCGGCGGCGGGTGCGAACCCGCCGCCGTTTTGCGTTTCAGATCACCTTGAACAGCCGCAGGGCCTGATAGCCGGCCGAGAGCAGCACAACGGCGCCGACGCCGTAGGTCAGGGCGCGGCGCGGGGCGATGCGGGCGATGACGCCGGCGAAGGGGGCGGCGATCAGGCCGCCTATGATCAGGCCCAGCACCGCCATGGCGTGGGTCGAGAAGCCCTCGGCCTCCTGCCAATGTCCGGTCAGCAGGGCGACCAGGAAGGTGGCGGAAATGGCGGAGGTGACGAAGAACTCCGCCGTATTGGTGGTGCCGATCGAGACGCGCGGATCCTGACCCGTGCCGACCAGGGTTGTGGTGACCGTAGGTCCCCAACCGCCGCCGCCGATGGCGTCGAAGAAGCCGCCGACCAGACCCAGAGGGCCGGCGAACTTGCGCGGGAAGATCCGCTCGCGCGTCTGACGCGTGGCGCGCCAGATGATCACGACGCCCATGATGGCCAGATAGGTGGTGATGAAGGGCTTCAGCAGATCGCCGTCGATGCTGGTCAGGACGAAGGCGCCGAAGCCGCCGCCGACGACGCCGCCGAGGGCCAGCGGCACGAACAGCTTCCAGTTCACGTTCTTGTTGAAGGTATGGGACCCGGCCGACGCCGCCGTGGTGAAGACCTCCGCGGCGTGGACGCTGGCCGACGCCGTCGCGGGCGGCACGCCGAACGACAGCAGGACGGTCGAGGAGATCACGCCATAGGCCATGCCCAGCGCCCCATCCACGATCTGGGCCAGAAAACCGACGGCGAGGAAGAGCAGGAAATCTTGCATGGCGTCCTCTGAAACAGGGGCGAACGGTGCGGGCTATTTCCCTAGTCGGTCAATAGGAGAAGAAGTGACGGTGGCTTGCAGAAGGGTTCGCGCCTCGAAGACGGCGGCGATGGCGTCGCGCCCGTCCTGAAGCACGGGCTGCAACGGACAGGTCTCGACATCCGGGCAGGTCTCGCACGGGCCGTAGGCGGTGCGCGAGGCGCAAGGCGCAAGGGCCAGCGGGCCTTCCAGCGCGCGGATCACGTCGGCGAAGCTGATGGCGTCGGCGGGCGCGCCCAGCGCATAGCCGCCCGCCCTGCCCCGCTTCGAGGCCAGCAGACCCTGACGGCGCAGATCCAGCAGGATGGCCTCCAGGAACTTTCGCGGAGCAGCCGCCGCCTCGGCGATCTCGGCGATGGTCGCAGGACCGCCGTCCGGCAGACTGGCCAGATGCACCATGGCGCGCAGGGCGTAGCGGGACCGGTTCGACAGCATGATCCGTGATCGCCCGCCTGAGCCCCAGACGCAAGCTGCGAGGGCCGGACCCCACCCCTCAGGCGAGCCGCGCCACCGCCTCCAGAATCTGCGCGCCGTTATAGGGTTTCAGCACCAGGGCCTCGGCCATGTCCGCATTCTTCGCGGCGGCGGCCACATCGCCGGAAATGAAGATGACCCGCACGGCCCAGCGGTCGGTCAGGACGCGGGCCAGTTCCACCCCGGTCATCTCGCCTGACAGATTGATGTCCAGCAGCGCCGCATCGACGCTGTGCAGCGCAGCGGCGGCCTCGGCGGCGGCGGCGCTGTGGAACGGGCCGACGACATTGTGGCCCGCCTCGGTCAGCAGTTCGGTCAGGGAGGCGGCGGCGTCGGAATCGTCCTCGACCACCAGCAGGGTCAAGGCCTCGATCTCGGCCGGCGCCGTGGCGTCAATCGGCGCCTGACGCGTGACCACGGCGCGAAGGTCGCGCCAGATTTCGGTCGAGGGGCGGTCGGTGTCCAGATCATAGATGGCGGCCATGGCCCTCAGTTCGCGCGCGTCCGCGGGCGACAGGTCGCCGCCGGTCTCGGCCAGACGGCTGTCGTACTGGCGGCACAGCCGATCGACGCTTTCGGCGACTTCGGCGGCGTCCGGCTGCGACGGGGGCGGGCGATCGAACATGGCGTCCTCCTTACGGTTGTTCGATCTCAACTAATGGCTTTGAGCCGATTGCGTCACCGCGACTGACGCCATCGTGACCCGGTTGTCATCGCCGATCACAAGCGCGGCGCCGGCGCTGCCCCACGCCCCGACACGGCTGCAATCGACACGAGCCCCCCCGGCGGGTAAGGACGGCGCTCCGCTTTTTCTCAGGACATTTCCCTCTTGCGACTGCCCCAGGCCCGTCTCGATCAGGTGCTCGACCGTTTCCACGAGGTGGAGGCGCGCATGGGTTCGGCGACCGACGGCGCCGAGATCGTGCGGCTGTCCAAAGAGCACGCCGAGCTGAAGCCTGTCGTCGATGCGGTTCAGGGCCTGGCGCGCGCCCGCGCCGAAATGGCGGACCTGGAAGCCATGACGGCCGATCCGGAAATGGCGGCGATGGCCGAGGAAGAGCTGCGGGCGCTGACCGTCCGGCTGCCCGAGCTGGAACGCGAGGTCGCCCTGCTGCTAGCCCCGCGCGACGCCGACGAGAACGCCTCGGCCGTGCTGGAAGTGCGCGCCGGCACCGGCGGGGACGAGGCGGCCCTGTTCGCGGGCGACCTGTTCCGCATGTATTCGCGCTACGCCTCCACGCGCGGCTGGCGGATCGAGCTGGACTCGGCGACCGAGGGCGACGCCGGCGGCTATAAGGAAATCATCGCCACGGTGACGGGCGAAGGCGTATTCGGCCGGCTGAAGTTCGAGAGCGGCGTTCACCGGGTGCAGCGCGTGCCGACGACCGAGTCGCAGGGGCGCATCCACACCTCCGCGGCGACGGTGGCGGTCCTGCCCGAGGTCGAGGACGTCGAGATCGAAATCCACGACAAGGACATCCGCATCGACACCTTCCGCGCGTCGGGTTCGGGCGGGCAGCACGTCAACACGACCGATTCCGCCGTGCGCATCACCCACCTGCCTACCGGCATCATGGTGACGTCGTCGGAGAAGTCCCAGCACGTCAACCGCGACAAGGCGATGAAGAACCTGCGCGTGCGGCTGTACGACATGCAGCGCCAGGCCAAGGATCTGGCCCGCTCGGACAGCCGCAAGTCCCAGGTCGGGTCGGGCGACCGGTCTGAACGGATCCGCACCTACAACTATCCGCAAGGGCGGGTCAGCGATCACCGCATCAACCTGACCCTGCACAGCCTGCCCCAGATCATGGAAGGCGACATCGATCCGCTGCTGAACGCCCTGATCGCCGAGGACCAGGCGGCGCGTCTGGCCGACCTGGAAGCCGAGTTCGGTTGATCAGCCCAGGACGCCGGTCAGTGGCAGCCACAGCACCACGCCAGTGACGGCGGTATAGGCGGCGAAGGCATGCACCGACTTCAGCCGGCCGCTGGCCAGCGGGCTGTCGAGATCGGCGCGGTTGACCCACAGTAGATAGGCGGCCTGGATCGCCCAACCGGCGAGGAAGGCGACCACGGCCCAGGCGCTGAGCGCCGCCAGCGCGACGCCCGACATCAGGACCACCACACCGCCCAGGGCGATCACGCCGTCTGCGATCTGATCGTCTGCGGGAACGGCGATGACGCCGGACAAGGCCCGTTGCAGACGCCAGTTGAGCCAGGCCTGATACAAAAGCATCAGTCCACCCAAGACGTAGAACATCCCTATCGCGCGCGCCGCCCACTCCATGTCTGAAATAAGGCGCCATTTTCTGTGGTTGTAATCAGGGAAAATGCGACGCCGATTCGGATCGTTAACGACCGGCGCAAATTAGACACAACCGTTGGTCTGCGAGCGCGCCCGCTAAGCTTTGGCGGCCAGCGCGCGCTGGACCGCCGGACGCGCCTTCATGCGCTCGAAATGCGCCTGGACGCGCGGGAATGAGGCGATGTCCACGCCATCGCTTTCCAGCCAGCCGGCGAAGGTGAACAGATAGGGGTCCGCGACCGTATAGGCGTCGCCCATCGCCCATTCGCCGGTCAGGTCCGCCTCGATCAACGCAAAGCCGTCGCGCATGTTCTGCGTGACCTTGGCCGCCATCGACGCCTGGGCGGCGGCGTCGTCGCTCCAGCGCGCGGCGCGGCGACCGTGGGCGTGGGCGACGTGGACGGTGGTGGCCAGATAGAGGTTGAACGACTGCATCCGCGCAAAGGCGAAAGGATCGGTCGGCGCCAACAGGCCGGGCGGCGACAAGGCGGCGATGTGCGCCAGAATGGCCGGGCTCTCGGTCAGGACGCCCTGATCGGTCGCGAGCGCAGGAACGCGCCCCTTGGGATTGATCGCCAGATAGGCCGGCTCACGTTGCTCGGCCTTGGCGAAGTCGACCAACCGCACCTCATAGGCGAGCCCCGACTCTTCCAGCGCAATATGGCTGGCCCGGCTGCAGGATCCGGTCGCGGCGTAGAGGGTCAGCATGGTCGCGCCTCGCAGCAAAGAAAAAGGCGGCGAGATCATCGCCGCCTTTCAGGAAATCAGAGGTCGAGCAGGGCCCGCGCCGGATCTTCCAGCAGTTCCTTGACCCGGACCAGGAAGGTCACGGCTTCCTTGCCGTCCACGATGCGGTGATCGTAGCTGAGGGCCAGATACATCATCGGGCGGATCTTGACCTCGCCGTTGATGGCCATCGGGCGCTGGACGATATTGTGCATGCCCAGGATGCCCGACTGCGGCGCGTTCAGGATCGGCGTCGACATCAGCGAGCCATAGGTGCCGCCGTTGGTGATGGTGAAGGTGCCGCCCTGCATCTGATCCATGGTCAGCGAGCCGTCACGTGCGGCCTTGCCCAGGGCGCCGATGCCCTTTTCGATGCCGGCGAGCGACAGCGTGTCGGCGTCGCGCAGGACCGGAACCACCAGACCCTTGTCGGTGCCGACGGCGACGCCGATGTCGTAGTGGTTCTTGTAGATGATGTCGGTGCCGTCGATCTCGGCGTTGACGGCCGGGATCTCATGCAGGGCCGCGACGACGGCCTTGGTGAAGAAGGACATGAAGCCCAGCTTCACGCCGTGACGCTTTTCGAACACGTCCTTGTACTGGGCGCGCAGGGCCATGACGTTGGTCATGTCCACCTCATTGAAGGTGGTCAGCTGGGCGGCCGTGTTCTGTGATTCCTTCAGGCGACGGGCGATGGTCTGACGCAGGCGCGTCATCTTCACCCGCTCTTCGCGCGGCTGGTCGGCGCGCGGGGCGGCCGGCGCTGCGGCGGCGGCAGGGGCCGGAGCCGAGGCCTGGCCGATGGCGGCGATGGCGTCGGCCTTGGTGATGTTGCCCTTCGGTCCCGTGGCATTGATGGCCTTGGGATCCAGATTGTTCTCGCCGACCACGCGCTGGACGGCGGGCGACAGGGTTTCGTTCTTGGCGCCCGAAATCTGGGCCGAGCCGGTGTTGGCGGGCGCGGCGGCAGGGGCCGGAGCGGCGGCGGGAGCCGATGCGGCGGCGCCCGAACCCGAGCCCGACCCTGAGATTGAGCCGATCTTCTGGCCCGGAGTGACGGTCGCGCCTTCGTCGGCGGCGATGGTCAGAACGCCGTCAGCCGGGGCCGACACCTCGACCGCGACCTTGTCGGTCTCGATCTCGACCAGCAGTTCGTCCTTCTTGACCGTGTCGCCGTTCTTCTTGACCCACTTGCCCATCGAGCCCTCGGCGACGCTCTCGCCCATGACCGGCACGGTGATGTCGATCGCGGCGGCCGCGGCCGAAGCAGCGGCGGCCGGCGCGACCTTGGCGTCAGCCTTGGCGGCTTTTGCCGGCGCAGCGGCCGGAGCGGCGGCGGCGGACGCGCCTTCCGTCACCGAACCCAGGACCGTGCCGGGAACGACGTTGTCGC containing:
- the ptsP gene encoding phosphoenolpyruvate--protein phosphotransferase, producing the protein MTRGPRILLRQIREALGGAGAGATPAQDRLNMVVKIIARSMVAEVCSIYLRRASGELELFATEGLNPDAVHNTRLRPGEGLVGEVARMAQPISLSDAPSHPSFSYRPETGEDPYHAFLGAPLLRGGRAIGVLVVQNRTERRYDEEEVEDIQTIAMVLSETVSSGELLALDELRDVELAPHRPERLKGQKFADGLAFGHVVLHEAPLAPEKLLSDDPAMEEARLKLALATLKSGLDVMLDKGQGLAGPSFEVLETYRMFADDRGWNRSLEEAVRNGLTAEAAVDRVRNEHRARFAQARDPYIRERLHDFEDLANRLLRVLAGDKPGERELPDDAILVARNLGPADLLEYPRDKLKGLLLEEGSAASHAAIVARALQIPCVGRLMGLRDRLSEGDMVIADGETGETYLRPRPDMLEAVQSRMAVREQRQAEFAQLRDVPAVTLDGQRITVLTNAGLAVDLENMIETGAEGIGLFRTEFQFMVSDELPRLDAQTALYKLVLDAAGDKPVTFRTLDIGGDKVLPYLEAEREENPALGRRAIRLGLDRPSLLRMQLRALLAAGAGRELRVMFPMIATVDEFRAARELVDIECAWARRRGRALPALLRVGAMVECPSLLWHLDALLPLTDFVSIGTNDLFQYMYAADRTNPLVSDRYDPLSPPTLRALQTIQKACADTGTPVSICGELAGRPLEAFALIVLGFTRLSAPAGGVGPVKRMILSADLNAARRGMANLLNLSTGSVRNEIESLARKLNVAV
- a CDS encoding helix-turn-helix domain-containing protein; the encoded protein is MTLNAGVAPEAIESIADRPDPTAAFVDAATLGDGFRAARERSGKSPAELAAETKVHRRFLTALEQNDWSSLPSRVFALGYVRAYASALALDEQTAVERFKRESPDTSVPLKAPIGIAFEDVKRHSPRIVAGIAAVVVAVIGWNVFQRASLHQTAHPSDIAAVPKTWTGAADPDPQVALSAPMSAPPDQTTPALYITPGLEAELTGVDPTDPAVIAAAANPEPVQKAFNPRGAVYGASANASMVVIQAKTAGALVVRLGDGQALFARQMAPGEAWRAPIGVAATVDVSDPAAFDVFLNGEYGGPLAGVLTPLAQLNSRADQAAKALAASQARAQAQAQAAQARTQAASTPGATPSPAPAPSSPAPAPN
- the ispG gene encoding flavodoxin-dependent (E)-4-hydroxy-3-methylbut-2-enyl-diphosphate synthase translates to MSDHTHVRPWRHIERRKSRQIRVGSVLVGGDAPISVQSMTNTPTTDAAATIDQIRQLEEAGADIVRVSCPDVESTAAFRTIVREAKVPLVADIHFHYKRGIEAAEAGAACLRINPGNIGSADRVRDVIQAAKDNGCSMRIGVNAGSLEKELLEKYGEPCPDAMVESALNHARILQDHDFHEFKISVKASDPFLTVAAYQQLAEAIDCPLHLGVTEAGPLRTGTIKSAIGLGSMLWAGIGDTIRVSLAADPVEEIKVGFDILKSLGLRHRGVNIIACPSCARQGFNVIETVAVLEEKLAHISTPMSLSVIGCVVNGPGEALYTDIGFTGGGKGAGMIYLNGKIAHKQANDGMIDHIVDLVEQKAAELDAARAAELQAAE
- a CDS encoding sulfite exporter TauE/SafE family protein, whose translation is MQDFLLFLAVGFLAQIVDGALGMAYGVISSTVLLSFGVPPATASASVHAAEVFTTAASAGSHTFNKNVNWKLFVPLALGGVVGGGFGAFVLTSIDGDLLKPFITTYLAIMGVVIIWRATRQTRERIFPRKFAGPLGLVGGFFDAIGGGGWGPTVTTTLVGTGQDPRVSIGTTNTAEFFVTSAISATFLVALLTGHWQEAEGFSTHAMAVLGLIIGGLIAAPFAGVIARIAPRRALTYGVGAVVLLSAGYQALRLFKVI
- a CDS encoding RrF2 family transcriptional regulator, which gives rise to MLSNRSRYALRAMVHLASLPDGGPATIAEIAEAAAAPRKFLEAILLDLRRQGLLASKRGRAGGYALGAPADAISFADVIRALEGPLALAPCASRTAYGPCETCPDVETCPLQPVLQDGRDAIAAVFEARTLLQATVTSSPIDRLGK
- a CDS encoding response regulator; this translates as MFDRPPPSQPDAAEVAESVDRLCRQYDSRLAETGGDLSPADARELRAMAAIYDLDTDRPSTEIWRDLRAVVTRQAPIDATAPAEIEALTLLVVEDDSDAAASLTELLTEAGHNVVGPFHSAAAAEAAAALHSVDAALLDINLSGEMTGVELARVLTDRWAVRVIFISGDVAAAAKNADMAEALVLKPYNGAQILEAVARLA
- the prfA gene encoding peptide chain release factor 1, with the translated sequence MRLPQARLDQVLDRFHEVEARMGSATDGAEIVRLSKEHAELKPVVDAVQGLARARAEMADLEAMTADPEMAAMAEEELRALTVRLPELEREVALLLAPRDADENASAVLEVRAGTGGDEAALFAGDLFRMYSRYASTRGWRIELDSATEGDAGGYKEIIATVTGEGVFGRLKFESGVHRVQRVPTTESQGRIHTSAATVAVLPEVEDVEIEIHDKDIRIDTFRASGSGGQHVNTTDSAVRITHLPTGIMVTSSEKSQHVNRDKAMKNLRVRLYDMQRQAKDLARSDSRKSQVGSGDRSERIRTYNYPQGRVSDHRINLTLHSLPQIMEGDIDPLLNALIAEDQAARLADLEAEFG
- a CDS encoding glutathione S-transferase family protein, with amino-acid sequence MLTLYAATGSCSRASHIALEESGLAYEVRLVDFAKAEQREPAYLAINPKGRVPALATDQGVLTESPAILAHIAALSPPGLLAPTDPFAFARMQSFNLYLATTVHVAHAHGRRAARWSDDAAAQASMAAKVTQNMRDGFALIEADLTGEWAMGDAYTVADPYLFTFAGWLESDGVDIASFPRVQAHFERMKARPAVQRALAAKA
- the odhB gene encoding 2-oxoglutarate dehydrogenase complex dihydrolipoyllysine-residue succinyltransferase, translated to MADILTPALGESVTEATIAKWTKKVGDPVKKDELLVELETDKVSLEVVSPADGVLGDIKAAEGDNVVPGTVLGSVTEGASAAAAPAAAPAKAAKADAKVAPAAAASAAAAAIDITVPVMGESVAEGSMGKWVKKNGDTVKKDELLVEIETDKVAVEVSAPADGVLTIAADEGATVTPGQKIGSISGSGSGSGAAASAPAAAPAPAAAPANTGSAQISGAKNETLSPAVQRVVGENNLDPKAINATGPKGNITKADAIAAIGQASAPAPAAAAAPAAPRADQPREERVKMTRLRQTIARRLKESQNTAAQLTTFNEVDMTNVMALRAQYKDVFEKRHGVKLGFMSFFTKAVVAALHEIPAVNAEIDGTDIIYKNHYDIGVAVGTDKGLVVPVLRDADTLSLAGIEKGIGALGKAARDGSLTMDQMQGGTFTITNGGTYGSLMSTPILNAPQSGILGMHNIVQRPMAINGEVKIRPMMYLALSYDHRIVDGKEAVTFLVRVKELLEDPARALLDL